One Candidatus Rokuibacteriota bacterium genomic region harbors:
- a CDS encoding OmpA family protein, giving the protein MVAFMNQNPTFEIGIEGFADPRGTDAYNQAMSERRVKAIRDALVTEGASAGAIRTGAEGEKNRTCGEDTEGCYQMNRRPPRRGCRL; this is encoded by the coding sequence ATCGTGGCGTTCATGAATCAGAACCCAACATTCGAGATCGGGATCGAGGGCTTCGCGGATCCCCGTGGTACGGACGCGTATAACCAGGCCATGAGCGAGCGGCGGGTCAAGGCCATTCGTGACGCCCTGGTGACTGAGGGTGCCTCGGCCGGCGCGATTCGAACCGGAGCCGAGGGAGAGAAGAACCGAACCTGCGGTGAAGACACCGAGGGCTGCTACCAGATGAACCGCCGGCCTCCTCGTCGCGGTTGCCGGCTGTAG
- a CDS encoding ATP-binding protein: protein MDAEWAQREQRKVRSLATCAWIAQRRKLLLIGPTGVGKSWLGGDRAERALTLITSQVPVKGWHDLIGERTHADADSAASRSRTLLSTGPDLCPRCPA from the coding sequence GTGGACGCCGAGTGGGCCCAGCGCGAGCAGCGCAAGGTCCGGTCCCTCGCCACCTGCGCCTGGATCGCCCAGCGTCGCAAGCTGCTCCTGATCGGCCCCACTGGCGTCGGCAAGTCCTGGCTCGGCGGGGATCGCGCCGAACGCGCCTTGACCCTCATCACCAGCCAGGTGCCGGTCAAAGGCTGGCACGACCTGATCGGGGAGCGCACCCATGCCGACGCCGATTCTGCTGCCAGCAGGTCTCGGACCCTTCTGAGCACAGGACCCGACCTCTGTCCCCGTTGCCCAGCCTGA
- a CDS encoding lipopolysaccharide assembly protein LapA domain-containing protein has translation MVFVYVLIAILGAAAMAFAVQNPDPVTVSFLNLRTVSLPLSLLLLLSAFVGVLFASVSGFAREIELKRKVRQLEKRIVELSAPVNQTPRVERGPVHHALPKV, from the coding sequence ATGGTCTTCGTATACGTACTGATCGCGATCCTCGGCGCGGCGGCAATGGCGTTCGCCGTCCAGAATCCGGACCCTGTGACGGTGAGCTTCCTCAACTTGCGAACCGTGAGCCTGCCGCTGTCCCTGCTGCTCCTGCTGTCGGCCTTCGTGGGCGTCCTCTTCGCGTCGGTGAGCGGCTTCGCGCGGGAGATCGAGCTGAAGCGTAAGGTCCGACAGCTCGAGAAGCGGATCGTCGAGCTGTCCGCCCCGGTGAACCAGACCCCGCGCGTGGAGAGAGGGCCGGTGCACCACGCGTTGCCGAAAGTCTGA
- a CDS encoding peptidoglycan-binding domain-containing protein, with protein MRWIHSTRLGALVGVPIVMTAALTGLVWADEPASPPPAAKAAVSGAGARTSHVREVQQALVAAGFDPGPIDGIMGPRTKSALLKYIAVPPPQIPSPADRALAPFRTNERREGQ; from the coding sequence CGATGGATACACTCGACGCGTCTTGGAGCCCTCGTGGGCGTCCCGATCGTGATGACGGCTGCGCTCACCGGCCTGGTGTGGGCGGACGAGCCGGCGTCACCGCCGCCTGCCGCGAAGGCCGCGGTGTCAGGGGCCGGCGCCAGGACCAGTCACGTGCGAGAAGTCCAGCAGGCTCTGGTGGCCGCCGGCTTCGATCCTGGTCCGATCGACGGGATCATGGGCCCGCGCACGAAGTCCGCCCTGCTGAAGTACATCGCCGTTCCTCCACCTCAGATCCCGAGCCCCGCGGACCGGGCCCTCGCGCCGTTCAGGACGAATGAGCGACGCGAGGGCCAGTGA